A window of the Henckelia pumila isolate YLH828 chromosome 3, ASM3356847v2, whole genome shotgun sequence genome harbors these coding sequences:
- the LOC140892234 gene encoding uncharacterized protein At5g01610-like yields the protein MDQILNKVGSYWLGQKANKEFGSVGDDINSVSTSIEGGAKWLVNKIKGKMQKPLPELLKEYDLAIGIFPRDATNYEFNEETRKLTVYIPSACEVGYKDSSVLRFTTVVTGYLDKGKLSDIEGIKTKVIVWVKVTCISSEKAKLHFTAGMKKSRSRDAYEVLRDGISVEKY from the exons ATGGATCAAATCTTGAACAAGGTTGGTTCGTATTGGTTGGGTCAGAAAGCGAACAAGGAATTTGGCTCAGTTGGCGATGATATTAAT tcaGTATCGACCAGCATCGAAGGAGGGGCCAAATGGTTGGTTAACAAAATCAAAG GGAAAATGCAAAAACCATTGCCCGAACTCCTGAAGGAGTATGACCTAGCCATAGGCATTTTCCCTCGTGATGCCACCAATTATGAGTTCAATGAAGAAACAAGAAAGCTTACTGTTTACATCCCGTCAGCATGCGAAGTTGGTTACAAAGATTCATCTGTTCTTCGTTTCACAACTGTGGTAACTGGTTATCTGGATAAAGGTAAACTGAGTGATATTGAGGGAATTAAAACTAAGGTGATTGTTTGGGTCAAAGTGACTTGCATATCATCTGAGAAAGCAAAACTCCATTTCACTGCTGGTATGAAGAAATCTCGAAGTAGAGACGCGTACGAGGTTCTTAGAGATGGGATAAGCGTAGAGAAGTATTAA